In Ostrea edulis chromosome 4, xbOstEdul1.1, whole genome shotgun sequence, a single window of DNA contains:
- the LOC125670417 gene encoding eukaryotic translation initiation factor 3 subunit L-like has translation MWGDQADFPPDYYPAYPAAGDGYEMHTGDPRQDIEFERQYQQSTYIVPDIIKSFLTYFQKSITEQNVYEIQNAYENGFNKLTERFFKTSAWPEAEVVAPIVQNDPLFLILYKELFYRHIYARVQNGPTLEQRFESYYNYCNLFNYILNADGPVHLELPNQWLWDIIDEFIYQFQCFSIYRCKVNKKSDDEISFLRANPKIWNVHSVLNVLHSLVDKSNINKQLEVYSMGGDPDSVAGEFGQHSLYKMLGYFSLVGLLRLHSLLGDYFQALRILECIDFNKKSMYSRVPACQITTFYYVGFAYLMMRRYQDAIRTFSNVLLYIQRTKQMFQARVQMYDQITKMNDKMYTLLAICLVLHPMRIDESVHSQLREKFQDKMLRMQKGDIEEFQNNFSFACPKFLSPVPPNYDAVAAINHKEPFLLQLKVFIEEVTQQIVLPTIRSYLKLYTTLPLSKLAIFMDMSEDELKTHLMCFKHKMKNVVWTKGTSGLEGEFQSASEVDFYIDKEMIHIADTKVARRYGDFFIRQIHKFEEITRNLKVAAPGGKST, from the exons ATGTGGGGCGATCAAGCAGATTTTCCACCTGAT TATTACCCAGCTTATCCTGCTGCAGGTGATGGCTATGAAATGCACACAG GGGATCCTCGACAGGACATCGAGTTTGAGCGCCAGTATCAGCAGTCGACATACATTGTCCCAGACATCATCAAAAGTTTCCTTACCTACTTCCAGAAAAGCATCACCGAGCAGAATGTATACGAAATACAAAATGCATATGAAAATGG ATTCAACAAATTGACAGAAAGATTTTTCAAGACCTCTGCATGGCCAGAGGCAGAAGTAGTTGCCCCGATTGTACAGAAtg ATCCTTTGTTTCTGATTCTATACAAGGAACTTTTCTACAGGCACATTTATGCCAGAGTGCAG AATGGTCCGACACTGGAGCAGAGATTTGAATCTTATTACAATTATTGTAATCTCTTCAACTATATACTAA ATGCAGATGGCCCCGTTCATCTAGAATTGCCCAATCAGTGGCTGTGGGACATCATTGATGAATTTATTTATCAG TTCCAGTGCTTCAGCATTTACAGATGTAAAGTGAACAAGAAGTCTGATGATGAGATCAGTTTCCTGAGAGCTAACCCCAAG ATCTGGAACGTCCATAGTGTCCTGAATGTGCTGCATTCTCTGGTCGACAAATCCAACATCAACAAACAGCTGGAGGTGTACTCAATGGGAG GTGACCCTGACAGTGTTGCTGGGGAGTTTGGACAACACAGTCTGTATAAGATGCTGGGATACTTTAGTCTGGTGGGACTTCTCCGTCTCCACTCTCTACTGGGGGATTACTTCCAGGCGCTCCGGATCCTAGAGTGCATCGACTTCAACAAGAAG AGCATGTATTCACGGGTGCCTGCGTGCCAGATCACCACGTTTTATTACGTGGGATTTGCCTACCTGATGATGAGGAGATACCAGGACGCTATCAGAACATTCTCCAATGTTTTGCTGTACATACAGAGAACAAAACAGATGTTCCAGGCTCGGGTTCAAATGTATGACCAG ATTACCAAAATGAATGACAAGATGTACACCTTGCTGGCGATTTGTCTGGTGCTGCATCCGATGAGAATCGACGAGAGTGTGCACTCCCAGCTCCGAGAGAAATTCCAAGACAAGATGCTCAGAATGCAGAAGGG AGACATCGAGGAGTTTCAGAATAACTTCTCTTTTGCCTGTCCAAAGTTCTTGTCTCCTGTTCCACCTAACTACGATGCTGTGGCTGCTATAAATCATAAG GAACCATTCCTGCTGCAGCTGAAGGTGTTTATAGAGGAGGTGACCCAACAGATTGTGTTACCCACCATCAGAAG CTACCTGAAGCTGTACACTACACTCCCCCTGTCAAAGCTAGCAATCTTCATGGACATG agTGAAGATGAGCTGAAAACACACCTGATGTGCTTCAAG cataaaatgaagaacGTGGTGTGGACAAAGGGGACCAGTGGTCTTGAGGGAGAGTTCCAGTCGGCATCAGAAGTGGACTTCTACATTGACAAG GAAATGATACACATTGCCGATACAAAAGTTGCGAGGAGATATGGAGATTTTTTCATCAGACAAATACACAAGTTTGAGGAG ATTACAAGGAATCTTAAAGTGGCCGCTCCAGGAGGGAAGTCTACCTAG